A DNA window from Argopecten irradians isolate NY chromosome 10, Ai_NY, whole genome shotgun sequence contains the following coding sequences:
- the LOC138332597 gene encoding protein PRQFV-amide-like, giving the protein MVIRERCANGVFRVEIEDKQRDNSRVLRFYTGTSTRDRNRQSTFITKRPSTFITERPSTFITERPSTFITERPSTFITERPSTFITDRQSTFITKRPSTFITERPSTFITERPSTFITERPSTFITERPSTFTTERPSTFTTERPSTFITERTRTFITERSGTFITERRRTLITERPSTFITERPNTFITERPSTFITERPGTFITERPSTFIAERLGTFITERPRTLITERPSTFITERPSTFITDRLSTFITERPIIFITERPSTFITERLIDFITERPSTFITERSSTFITV; this is encoded by the exons ATGGTAATTCGGGAAAGATGCGCCAACGGAGTGTTCCGAGTGGAAATAGAGGACAAGCAACGCGACAATAGCCGTGTTCTTCGATTCTATACCGGCACCTCAACAAGGGACAGAA ATCGACAGAGTACCTTCATCACAAAGCGACCAAGTACCTTCATTACAGAGCGACCAAGTACCTTCATTACAGAGCGACCAAGTACCTTCATTACAGAGCGACCAAGTACCTTCATTACAGAGCGACCAAGTACCTTCATTACAGATCGACAGAGTACCTTCATCACAAAGCGACCAAGTACCTTCATTACAGAGCGACCAAGTACCTTCATTACAGAGCGACCAAGTACCTTCATTACAGAGCGACCAAGTACCTTCATCACAGAGCGACCAAGTACCTTCACCACAGAGCGACCAAGTACCTTCACCACAGAGCGACCAAGTACCTTCATCACAGAGCGAACAAGAACCTTCATCACAGAGCGATCAGGTACCTTCATCACAGAGCGACGGAGAACCTTAATTACAGAGCGACCAAGTACCTTCATCACAGAGCGACCAAATACCTTCATCACAGAACGACCAAGTACCTTCATCACAGAGCGACCAGGTACCTTCATTACAGAGCGACCAAGTACCTTCATCGCAGAGCGACTAGGTACCTTTATTACAGAGCGACCGAGGACATTAATCACAGAGCGACCAAGTACCTTCATCACAGAGCGACCAAGTACCTTCATCACAGATCGACTAAGTACCTTTATTACAGAGCGACCTATAATCTTCATCACAGAGCGACCTAGTACCTTCATCACAGAGCGACTTATAGATTTCATCACAGAGCGACCAAGTACCTTCATCACGGAGCGATCCAGTACCTTCATCACAGTGTGA